In a single window of the Flavobacterium sp. W4I14 genome:
- a CDS encoding TonB-linked SusC/RagA family outer membrane protein (product_source=TIGR04056; cath_funfam=2.60.40.1120,3.30.1940.10; pfam=PF07660,PF07715,PF13715; smart=SM00965; superfamily=49464,56935; tigrfam=TIGR04056; transmembrane_helix_parts=Inside_1_6,TMhelix_7_29,Outside_30_1098) yields the protein MPKRLYLKLLLTMRLTIVIIIACFLQVSASSFAQKVTLTKSNASLRSVFKALNQQTGYNFFYTDNLLENSSPVTINVKDAELSAVLNQIFAAQNLDFVIRNKTVVIKASELARQEIISGFVGDAKERKPIPGVTVSIKGTKSAVQTDKNGKFTISISAGATSLEFRFLGYKTIDVPISPNSNYTIYMEENQVTLNEMVITGMVDRKVSTYTGAAKTITGAELKAVSPVNVFAGIAALDPSFRMIPNNKIGGNINALPEVTMRGQTSYPTLGSELVGNPNTPLFILDGFQVSLQAIVDLDMNQIASVTLLKDASATAMYGSRGGNGVMVVTTILPPRGKVEVSITNNLTLSSPDLSVYNMLNAGEKLDLEHRVGLVDSYRGQAINAERYKAVVSGVNTDWKSIPVQTGVNNRTNLSLRGGDQSLTFNLNFSGNFLQGVMKGQDRKNYAGSFTLSYKTNKLTFQNYTIATQVISNDSPYGEFSQYLALNPYWKPYDENGNVNKYLENINLGFGVAGSVVTNPLMDINYNTINNRNKNFNLRNNTTIRYDYSKSLWFTGALGITKVNGTIDNFYSALDSRFNSISDISARGSYSKDNSDSFTMDGTGSVNYNKNFGKHGITVYAGFRLASTNLNSYNVSTQGFPFDRLDNILFAAQYANSRPTGTESTINNLSYTGSANYSYDNRYFTDFTYTRDGSSAYGDNNKFGNFWSAGLGWNINNEAFLKDSQSINLLRIRGSYGSTGTSVQDPYASQFRYNLGTSNGYFGEVGAFPGGLGNPNLSWQQVLKSNIGIASAFLNNRLTFNAEFYNEVTQNALTTVSLAPSTGFPSYTENLGKIQNRGLQLDLGYTILSQPRKGLKWNVSVNAATNKSVLKEISEKLKAFNAALNANNPNQTVENAQFIEGQSTTAIYAVRSLGIDPVTGQEVYLKLNGTPTFVWDVNDKTYVGDSRPKWTGALNSNFLYAGFALNFSINYNYGADLYNTTLLNRVEAVDARNNVDRRAYDLGWTGPGSVSPYRRITSGEPIPTQLTSRFVQRDNNIQLSSVNLSYQFKTPFVKRLGLQNLTVSATTNNLGTFSSIEIERGTDNPFAREYTFGLSARF from the coding sequence ATGCCTAAACGGCTGTACCTTAAATTATTGCTAACTATGCGCTTAACCATCGTAATTATAATAGCGTGCTTTTTGCAGGTGAGTGCGTCGAGCTTTGCCCAAAAAGTGACCTTAACCAAGTCGAATGCTTCACTCCGATCTGTCTTCAAAGCGCTTAACCAGCAGACGGGTTACAATTTTTTTTATACAGACAATTTGTTGGAAAATTCGTCGCCAGTGACCATCAACGTTAAAGATGCAGAATTGTCTGCTGTACTTAACCAGATTTTTGCAGCGCAAAACCTGGATTTTGTTATCCGTAACAAAACTGTGGTCATCAAAGCAAGTGAATTAGCCAGGCAGGAAATCATTTCCGGTTTTGTAGGCGATGCCAAAGAACGTAAGCCTATTCCTGGCGTTACAGTGTCCATTAAAGGAACAAAATCTGCCGTTCAGACGGATAAGAATGGAAAATTTACCATCAGTATATCAGCAGGTGCAACCTCTTTGGAGTTCAGATTTTTAGGTTATAAAACCATTGATGTGCCCATCTCACCTAATTCGAATTATACCATTTACATGGAGGAGAATCAGGTTACACTAAATGAGATGGTAATTACAGGGATGGTTGACAGGAAGGTAAGTACCTACACCGGAGCTGCCAAAACCATAACCGGAGCCGAACTTAAGGCTGTAAGTCCGGTAAATGTATTTGCCGGCATTGCTGCTCTTGATCCATCTTTCAGAATGATTCCCAACAACAAGATAGGCGGGAATATCAACGCGCTTCCAGAAGTGACCATGCGTGGGCAAACGTCTTATCCAACCCTTGGTTCAGAGCTTGTTGGAAACCCAAATACACCATTATTCATTCTTGATGGATTTCAGGTTTCTTTACAGGCAATCGTAGATCTGGATATGAATCAGATTGCCTCGGTAACTTTATTAAAGGATGCTTCGGCCACTGCAATGTATGGTTCTCGTGGCGGTAATGGTGTGATGGTCGTTACAACAATTCTTCCTCCGAGAGGAAAAGTAGAAGTTTCGATTACCAATAACCTCACTTTATCATCACCAGACCTTTCTGTTTACAATATGCTCAACGCTGGGGAAAAACTGGATTTAGAACACCGTGTAGGTCTTGTGGACAGTTATAGAGGACAAGCCATTAATGCCGAACGATATAAAGCCGTGGTGAGTGGTGTAAATACAGACTGGAAATCTATTCCGGTTCAAACAGGCGTCAACAACAGAACCAACCTTTCGTTGCGTGGTGGTGATCAGTCTCTGACTTTCAACCTTAATTTCAGTGGGAATTTTTTACAGGGTGTAATGAAGGGACAAGACAGGAAAAATTATGCGGGAAGTTTTACATTGAGTTACAAAACCAATAAATTAACGTTCCAAAATTATACGATTGCAACGCAGGTTATTTCCAATGACTCGCCCTATGGAGAATTTAGTCAGTACCTGGCTTTGAATCCATACTGGAAACCATACGATGAAAACGGTAATGTAAACAAATACCTGGAAAACATAAATTTGGGTTTCGGCGTAGCAGGTTCTGTTGTAACGAACCCGTTGATGGACATTAATTACAATACTATTAACAATAGAAATAAGAACTTTAATTTAAGAAACAACACCACTATTCGTTACGACTATAGTAAGTCTCTATGGTTCACTGGTGCACTGGGCATCACAAAAGTGAATGGCACAATAGATAATTTCTATTCCGCATTAGACAGTCGTTTCAATAGTATTTCAGATATAAGTGCACGGGGTAGCTATTCCAAAGACAATAGCGATTCTTTTACTATGGATGGAACAGGTTCTGTGAACTACAACAAGAATTTTGGAAAGCACGGCATTACTGTTTATGCAGGATTCAGACTTGCCAGCACCAACTTAAATTCATATAACGTATCAACACAGGGTTTCCCTTTTGATCGTTTAGATAACATCCTGTTTGCTGCGCAATATGCAAACAGCAGGCCTACCGGAACGGAAAGCACCATTAACAATCTTTCTTATACCGGAAGTGCGAATTACTCTTATGATAACCGTTATTTTACAGATTTCACCTATACAAGGGATGGCTCATCTGCTTACGGGGACAACAATAAATTTGGTAACTTCTGGTCTGCAGGTTTAGGATGGAACATCAATAATGAAGCGTTCCTGAAGGATAGCCAAAGTATCAATCTCCTTAGGATACGTGGTAGTTATGGTTCTACCGGTACATCTGTACAAGATCCTTACGCATCACAATTCAGGTACAACCTGGGTACATCAAATGGTTACTTTGGTGAGGTTGGTGCCTTTCCTGGTGGTCTTGGAAACCCGAATTTAAGCTGGCAGCAGGTATTGAAGTCGAACATTGGTATTGCTTCAGCATTTCTGAACAACCGCTTGACTTTCAATGCGGAATTTTATAACGAAGTAACACAGAATGCCCTTACTACAGTTTCGCTGGCACCTAGTACCGGCTTCCCTTCATATACCGAAAATTTAGGTAAAATTCAGAACAGGGGATTGCAGCTTGACCTGGGTTATACCATACTATCCCAACCTCGTAAAGGTTTAAAATGGAATGTTTCTGTAAATGCAGCCACTAATAAATCTGTGTTAAAGGAAATTTCAGAGAAACTTAAAGCCTTTAATGCTGCACTGAATGCCAATAACCCCAATCAGACTGTTGAAAATGCACAGTTTATTGAAGGCCAATCAACAACCGCTATTTATGCGGTGAGGTCATTGGGTATCGATCCGGTAACTGGTCAGGAGGTTTATCTTAAATTAAATGGTACACCAACCTTTGTTTGGGACGTTAATGATAAGACCTATGTTGGCGATAGCCGCCCTAAGTGGACGGGAGCTTTAAATTCAAATTTCCTGTATGCAGGTTTTGCCTTAAACTTTAGCATCAATTATAATTATGGTGCTGATTTGTACAACACTACCTTATTAAATCGTGTTGAGGCTGTGGATGCACGCAATAACGTAGACCGTAGAGCTTATGACCTTGGCTGGACCGGACCTGGTAGTGTAAGTCCGTATCGACGGATTACCAGTGGTGAGCCAATACCAACACAACTTACCTCAAGGTTTGTTCAGCGTGATAACAACATTCAGCTCAGCTCCGTTAATTTAAGTTATCAGTTTAAAACACCATTTGTTAAAAGATTGGGCTTGCAAAACCTAACCGTTAGTGCAACAACAAATAACCTGGGCACCTTCAGCTCCATTGAAATTGAACGTGGTACAGATAACCCTTTTGCCAGAGAATATACATTTGGTTTAAGTGCGAGATTTTAA